The Pecten maximus chromosome 11, xPecMax1.1, whole genome shotgun sequence genome has a segment encoding these proteins:
- the LOC117337322 gene encoding uncharacterized protein LOC117337322, translating into MIRRLWRLRKLVIIVVIIVVFILLNNFSSKLFSVNENNLPKRVLSNGKKFPDIDRPDIPPDDTVVAAYVEKKRSWSAPVKKGQVMFPENRPLSGYMVYDCSRKYNGLCGGWSDRLSGILSTFGIAIISRRHFKIRHDKPCTFDNYLEPNKYDWKLNESIIPITAQFMYLIDNNSYNLRVSAVKTNHLENVFRDDVTLIRMNWDMTQDFRMRSNITEDFPWISKLQYADIYFELYHYLFKPGKKVLDKFADIQKRRKHELLACSHSRAGDIGNAPRDFTKIWKFLSKLDNSKYDIYIASDQQYVRDAGIKYLQGYDVITLPGVLGNMDHGSVGCDTFMTSMVDFYTLTTCDLLVITNSGFSIMSAYVRGISDYLYCMGESDVFPCSRSVLEDIYPGNMLAPPLKLN; encoded by the exons ATG aTTCGTCGACTGTGGAGATTACGGAAACTTGTAATAATTGTCGTCATTATCGTTGTGtttattcttctaaacaacttCAGTAGTAAGTTATTCAGTGTAAATGAAAACAACCTACCTAAAAGAGTTTTATCTAATGGTAAAAAGTTCCCGGATATTGACAGGCCAGACATTCCTCCAGACGACACGGTGGTCGCAGCATATGTGGAAAAGAAAAGGTCATGGTCGGCTCCTGTGAAGAAGGGGCAAGTTATGTTCCCGGAAAATCGTCCTCTTAGTGGGTATATGGTGTACGACTGTAGCAGAAAATATAACGGGCTGTGTGGCGGATGGTCGGACAGATTGTCCGGCATTCTGAGTACATTTGGTATAGCAATCATATCGCGTCGCCATTTTAAAATCAGACATGACAAACCATGCACGTTTGACAACTACCTTGAACCTAACAAATATGACTGGAAGCTAAACGAGTCTATAATACCTATAACTGCTCAATTCATGTATTTGATTGACAACAACTCATACAATCTTAGGGTTAGTGCTGTTAAAACTAATCATCTTGAAAATGTTTTCCGTGACGACGTCACGCTTATACGGATGAATTGGGATATGACGCAGGACTTTAGGATGCGATCGAATATCACAGAAGATTTTCCATGGATATCAAAACTCCAGTACgctgatatatattttgaattatatcACTACCTTTTCAAGCCCGGTAAAAAAGTTTTAGACAAATTCGCCGACATTCAAAAAAGAAGAAAGCACGAACTATTAGCATGTTCTCATTCACGTGCAGGGGATATTGGTAATGCACCAAGAGATTTTACAAAAATTTGGAAATTCCTATCGAAATTGGACAAttcaaaatatgatatttacataGCATCAGACCAACAATATGTTCGGGATGCTGGTATTAAATATCTCCAAGGATATGACGTCATAACCCTGCCGGGCGTATTGGGAAACATGGACCACGGCTCAGTCGGATGTGACACCTTTATGACGAGTATGGTTGATTTTTACACTCTAACTACATGCGACTTACTGGTAATCACAAACAGCGGTTTTAGTATAATGTCGGCATATGTTAGAGGTATCTCGGACTACTTGTACTGTATGGGAGAGAGTGATGTGTTTCCCTGTTCGCGAAGCGTATTGGAAGATATCTATCCAGGAAATATGCTTGCCCCTCCATTAAAGTTAAACTGA